Proteins encoded by one window of Vigna radiata var. radiata cultivar VC1973A chromosome 5, Vradiata_ver6, whole genome shotgun sequence:
- the LOC106761566 gene encoding uncharacterized protein LOC106761566 — translation MPKRRTKKSAKARESIPGSQIRKQPPQFMDLEIQEMEREIRTIRARRDADIKHWLTELRLLRSRFSSEELRKPVLQVFEETMPNLSLVIDEHNKNIEVKWRENEGCNDGMDVRASLFQGFIASISRFPGFDYSASAGRMSFIGADNLQFKDNALEESSDTHTLAVQEGLQTPGVTSQRFSIGMTPKTVRVPKPGEMLFSVHQSPLGVFKENNMEAIHESEEG, via the exons ATGCCGAAGCGTAGAACGAAGAAATCTGCGAAAGCACGCGAATCAATACCAGGCTCTCAAATTCGGAAGCAACCACCTCAATTCATGGACCTCGAAATCCAAG AGATGGAGAGAGAAATTAGAACGATTAGGGCGCGTCGCGATGCGGATATCAAGCACTGGCTAACGGAACTGCGACTGTTGCGCTCTCGTTTCAGCAGCGAGGAGCTTCGGAAACCTGTGTTGCAGGTTTTTGAAGAAACCATGCCTAATCTCTCTCTCGTGATCGACGAACACAACAAGAATATAGAAGTTAAATGGAGAGAGAACGAGGGTTGTAACGATGGAATGGATGTCCGCGCTTCTTTGTTCCAAGGGTTCATCGCATCCATCTCTCGCTTTCCAGGCTTTGACTATTCTGCCAGTGCAG GGAGAATGAGCTTTATTGGTGCTGATAACCTTCAATTCAAGGACAAT GCTTTGGAGGAGTCATCTGACACTCACACTCTAGCAGTACAGGAAGGTCTTCAGACTCCCGGG GTGACTAGTCAGAGGTTTTCTATTGGGATGACACCCAAAACAGTTAGAGTGCCCAAACCTGGCGAGATGCTTTTCTCTGTTCATCAATCACCTCTAGGTGTTTTCAAGGAAAATAATATGGAAGCCATACATG AGTCAGAGGAGGGTTGA
- the LOC106761174 gene encoding uncharacterized protein LOC106761174, which produces MSKLMRLASPVVVANETSEVACSDIWRIRDPNPTYGFTNTRSHTRVSSANKRKRLEELAKLQAAPNLDLRLTLIFLQKKVENRRSVSPSMTPKSQAYFVVY; this is translated from the coding sequence ATGTCGAAGCTCATGAGACTCGCTTCTCCCGTTGTCGTCGCCAACGAGACATCGGAAGTTGCATGCTCCGACATTTGGAGAATTCGAGATCCAAACCCAACTTATGGATTTACGAACACCAGATCCCATACCAGAGTCTCCTCCGCCAACAAACGCAAGCGGTTGGAGGAGCTGGCGAAGCTTCAGGCGGCGCCAAATCTCGATCTCCGACTGACGCTGATTTTCCTACAGAAGAAGGTTGAAAACCGGCGGTCGGTGTCGCCGTCGATGACTCCGAAGAGTCAGGCATATTTTGTGGTTTACTAG
- the LOC106760994 gene encoding repetitive proline-rich cell wall protein 2 encodes MASLSSLVLLLAVLVLSPQGLANYDKPPIEKPPVYKPPVEKPPVYKPPVEKPPVYKPPVHKPPVYKPPVEKPPVYKPPVEKPPVYKPPVEKPPVYKPPVEKPPVYKPPVEKPPVYKPPVEKPPVYKPPVEKPPVYKPPVEKPPVYKPPVEKPPVYKPPVEKPPVYKPPVEKPPVYKPPVEKPPVYKPPVEKPPVYKPPVEKPPVYKPPVEKPPVYKPPVEKPPVYKPPVEKPPVYKPPVEKPPVYKPPVEKPPVYKPPVYTPPYGKPPHPKYPPSSN; translated from the coding sequence ATGGCTTCCTTAAGCTCCCTAGTTCTGCTTCTTGCAGTTCTGGTTCTGTCCCCTCAAGGGCTTGCTAACTATGACAAGCCCCCCATTGAGAAACCACCTGTTTACAAACCCCCAGTTGAGAAGCCACCGGTCTATAAACCACCTGTAGAAAAACCACCGGTTTACAAGCCACCGGTCCACAAACCACCAGTGTACAAGCCCCCAGTAGAAAAGCCACCGGTGTACAAGCCCCCAGTAGAAAAGCCACCGGTGTACAAGCCCCCAGTAGAAAAACCACCGGTGTACAAGCCTCCAGTAGAGAAACCACCGGTGTACAAACCCCCAGTTGAGAAACCACCGGTTTACAAGCCCCCCGTGGAGAAGCCACCAGTGTACAAACCCCCAGTAGAGAAACCACCAGTGTACAAACCCCCAGTTGAAAAACCACCGGTGTACAAGCCCCCAGTTGAGAAACCACCCGTGTACAAACCCCCAGTTGAGAAGCCACCCGTGTACAAACCCCCAGTTGAAAAACCACCAGTTTACAAGCCTCCTGTGGAGAAGCCACCAGTGTACAAGCCACCAGTTGAAAAACCACCAGTGTACAAGCCCCCAGTAGAGAAGCCACCGGTGTACAAGCCTCCCGTTGAAAAGCCTCCGGTCTACAAGCCCCCGGTAGAGAAGCCACCAGTGTACAAGCCTCCAGTTGAAAAACCACCAGTGTATAAGCCCCCTGTGGAGAAGCCACCGGTGTACAAACCCCCAGTTGAAAAACCACCAGTTTACAAGCCACCGGTGTACACGCCACCGTACGGGAAGCCACCTCACCCAAAGTACCCTCCAAGCTCGAACTGA
- the LOC106760098 gene encoding E3 ubiquitin-protein ligase RMA3-like: MDRIRRIVEVVPSIAGQHQSQPQVEGMQQQRVEERIDEGGKRRMMKGVKLIAKALEDVERSARKKASGRAGFFDCNICLSTAKDPVLTCCGHMFCWPCFYHLPLCSYVNARLCPVCDGEVIETNITPIYGNSSGSDDSDVASSIVPPRPAAPRINSFSYYF, translated from the exons ATG GACCGTATTAGGCGCATTGTTGAAGTAGTACCTTCGATAGCCGGGCAGCATCAGAGTCAGCCACAAGTGGAAGGAATGCAGCAGCAGAGAGTTGAGGAAAGAATAGATGAAGGTGGGAAAAGGCGCATGATGAAAGGAGTGAAACTAATAGCTAAAGCATTGGAGGATGTGGAAAGGTCTGCCCGTAAGAAAGCGAGTGGCAGAGCAGGTTTTTTTGATTGCAACATATGCCTCTCCACAGCAAAAGATCCTGTCTTGACTTGCTGTGGTCACATGTTTTGCTGGCCATGCTTTTATCACTTGCCATTATGTTCCTATGTAAATGCAAGGTTGTGCCCTGTTTGTGATGGAGAGGTCATTGAAACCAACATTACTCCAATTTATGGTAATTCCAGTGGCAGTGACGATTCTGATGTAGCTTCTTCGATAGTTCCTCCTCGACCTGCTGCACCCAGAATTAACAGTTTTAGTTATTACTTTTAG